ctaataaaattgttaaatttaATGTTGCAAATAcatataattcattaaatttccCTTTTGGTGCAACTGATCGACTTGGAActccaaataataattgaataaaagAATTCCAACTAATTTCGAgaatttcatcaatattattgtCGTTAGCAGTCGCCAAGTTAATGCTATTGTTGTTCCCCAGTAATTGAATAacttttaaataataatattttgcTGCTTGTAAATCAGCATTATGATGATAAAACATagcaaaacaataataaattaatggATAAACTGATTGAATCATAATTGAATATTCcgtttcaaattcattttgattAGTTTCTTGCataaattcattcaatGGATCAAGATTATAATCATTtaatataaaattattaatagttttataaatattaaataaaattttcaaatatttcaatcGTTGTAATCTTCtattaaaatcatcaattgatatatcATGATATTTATcatatttttgtaatttacGTAAATTTTTCAAGGCCTTGTCAAAACACATTTGTGatttatttcttgaatcctttaaaaatgaaactcCAGTTAAAAAATGAACTATAATCGAGATTTCTTCAGTGGTTaaccaatcaaattttaaatggAAAGTATGATTCCATTCATCCAAAACAATTGGTAATTTAATTTGTCCATCATCATGATAAAGTTTGCCATActgattgaaattttccGAAATCTGTCGTATAAGTGATTTACAatctttatttaattgaataaagGCAACAAGTCTGACCAATAATGCTGGTAATATAAGacaatcaattttcaattcttttattgaaatttcagctttatcaattaattccaATGCTATGTGAGGTGAACCTCGATATAATTGTAAATTGGCACTTAAAATTAAGCAATATAGTTTCACACTTGATTTGGTACtatcattttcttgttgaatCATTCTAGTTAATAATGCTAATGCTGCATCGGGATTATAAGCTAAAtagtatttgattttaaataattcaatacaTTCAATCATCTGAGTAGTGAATGTATCCTTATTGTTTTTAAGTTCAGTatttaaatcattgattAAAAAACTCAGTCCCGTTTTAtcaagatattgaaaatgtaaTAATTGACATTTAAAATAATCAAGTGTATTACTTGCATCTCGAGCTATTTTTGTTGCTTTCTGTAAATTAGTACTTCCAACTATTTGACTATCAGtttcttgtaaataaattaatgtCAACttataataaacaataaatctTTGATAATCTTTTAATGGATATTTGGCTTCCAAGATTTCTAAACAATTAATAGCaagtttaattaatttatgaTAAGTCCTCATGGTTTCACAATCTCGAGTCTTTGCCAC
This genomic stretch from Candida albicans SC5314 chromosome 1, complete sequence harbors:
- a CDS encoding uncharacterized protein (Ortholog of C. dubliniensis CD36 : Cd36_09960, C. parapsilosis CDC317 : CPAR2_212580, Debaryomyces hansenii CBS767 : DEHA2G11770g and Pichia stipitis Pignal : PICST_51041) yields the protein MSGEEVINSTNRPNTSQSSGSGTSNTNYANAFNIGYQNHFYQQQQQQSSPPPQQSFQPPMLSQYQPQIQPSMYPQMPPLLPPPMLPPLQSQYQSPVVPVGNYGPPPVGSFDSSNNTVYPPPQPPNIQMPYPPQSPPNSIPQYQDAMNMGGYYQNYGQQNLPINQSQFPNPTGLVTNVPLPTGSNNPNDSINRPEDESSDIEELSKNEFNLQKEQKPKEVYYTMDELKSKLNDPYSLVQLKFEYYTQLSDHFIKKAHSHVAKTRDCETMRTYHKLIKLAINCLEILEAKYPLKDYQRFIVYYKLTLIYLQETDSQIVGSTNLQKATKIARDASNTLDYFKCQLLHFQYLDKTGSSFLINDLNTELKNNKDTFTTQMIECIELFKIKYYLAYNPDAALALLTRMIQQENDSTKSSVKLYCLILSANLQLYRGSPHIALELIDKAEISIKELKIDCLILPALLVRLVAFIQLNKDCKSLIRQISENFNQYGKLYHDDGQIKLPIVLDEWNHTFHLKFDWLTTEEISIIVHFLTGVSFLKDSRNKSQMCFDKALKNLRKLQKYDKYHDISIDDFNRRLQRLKYLKILFNIYKTINNFILNDYNLDPLNEFMQETNQNEFETEYSIMIQSVYPLIYYCFAMFYHHNADLQAAKYYYLKVIQLSGNNNSINLATANDNNIDEILEISWNSFIQLLFGVPSRSVAPKGKFNELYVFATLNLTILLDYEHGILKDKTPSYAIQLKHKCLDDLQQAFKDSEPTITNAFNQNFTLKSDILHITYNLVLKVLFEKQVDLEFDTKLRQMLETLGDKSSFAFFYILIMYLLDFKIKEEGQNSTMEKQKNLLQQYQEKLKFDNDTELICKLLISKSFMKQFKLIGDHDKAYLSQMQYEQCEKMLMKKFEFLKGNVVDKDENLEN